The following coding sequences lie in one Arabidopsis thaliana chromosome 3, partial sequence genomic window:
- the SHP1 gene encoding K-box region and MADS-box transcription factor family protein (SHATTERPROOF 1 (SHP1); FUNCTIONS IN: protein binding, DNA binding, sequence-specific DNA binding transcription factor activity; INVOLVED IN: fruit dehiscence, ovule development, carpel development; LOCATED IN: nucleus; EXPRESSED IN: 10 plant structures; EXPRESSED DURING: 6 growth stages; CONTAINS InterPro DOMAIN/s: Transcription factor, MADS-box (InterPro:IPR002100), Transcription factor, K-box (InterPro:IPR002487); BEST Arabidopsis thaliana protein match is: K-box region and MADS-box transcription factor family protein (TAIR:AT2G42830.1).) — translation MEEGGSSHDAESSKKLGRGKIEIKRIENTTNRQVTFCKRRNGLLKKAYELSVLCDAEVALVIFSTRGRLYEYANNSFIYLLLEKKKKKKKKKNLWIYSSHVVRGTIERYKKACSDAVNPPSVTEANTQYYQQEASKLRRQIRDIQNSNRHIVGESLGSLNFKELKNLEGRLEKGISRVRSKKNELLVAEIEYMQKREMELQHNNMYLRAKIAEGARLNPDQQESSVIQGTTVYESGVSSHDQSQHYNRNYIPVNLLEPNQQFSGQDQPPLQLV, via the exons ATGGAGGAAGGTGGGAGTAGTCACGACGCAGAGAGTAGCAAGAAACTAGGGAGAGGGAAAATAGAGATAAAGAGGATAGAGAACACAACAAATCGTCAAGTTACTTTCTGCAAACGACGCAATGGTCTTCTCAAGAAAGCTTATGAACTCTCTGTCTTGTGTGATGCCGAAGTTGCCCTCGTCATCTTCTCCACTCGTGGCCGTCTCTATGAGTACGCCAACAACAG cttcatttatttgttattagaaaaaaaaaaaaaaaaaa aaaaaaaaaaaaacttgtggaTCTATTCAAGCCATGT TGTGAGGGGTACAATTGAAAGGTACAAGAAAGCTTGTTCCGATGCCGTCAACCCTCCTTCCGTCACCGAAGCTAATACTCAG TACTATCAGCAAGAAGCCTCTAAGCTTCGGAGGCAGATTCGAGATATTCAGAATTCAAATAG GCATATTGTTGGGGAATCACTTGGTTCCTTGAACTTCAAGGAACTCAAAAACCTAGAAGGACGTCTTGAAAAAGGAATCAGCCGTGTCCGCTCCAAAAAG AATGAGCTGTTAGTGGCAGAGATAGAGTATATGCAGAAGAGG GAAATGGAGTTGCAACACAATAACATGTACCTGCGAGCAAAG ATAGCCGAAGGCGCCAGATTGAATCCGGACCAGCAGGAATCGAGTGTGATACAAGGGACGACAGTTTACGAATCCGGTGTATCTTCTCATGACCAGTCGCAGCATTATAATCGGAACTATATTCCGGTGAACCTTCTTGAACCGAATCAGCAATTCTCCGGCCAAGACCAACCTCCTCTTCAACTTGTGTAA
- the SHP1 gene encoding K-box region and MADS-box transcription factor family protein: MSYIGSMEEGGSSHDAESSKKLGRGKIEIKRIENTTNRQVTFCKRRNGLLKKAYELSVLCDAEVALVIFSTRGRLYEYANNSVRGTIERYKKACSDAVNPPSVTEANTQYYQQEASKLRRQIRDIQNSNRHIVGESLGSLNFKELKNLEGRLEKGISRVRSKKNELLVAEIEYMQKREMELQHNNMYLRAKIAEGARLNPDQQESSVIQGTTVYESGVSSHDQSQHYNRNYIPVNLLEPNQQFSGQDQPPLQLV, encoded by the exons ATGTCATATATAGGATCAATGGAGGAAGGTGGGAGTAGTCACGACGCAGAGAGTAGCAAGAAACTAGGGAGAGGGAAAATAGAGATAAAGAGGATAGAGAACACAACAAATCGTCAAGTTACTTTCTGCAAACGACGCAATGGTCTTCTCAAGAAAGCTTATGAACTCTCTGTCTTGTGTGATGCCGAAGTTGCCCTCGTCATCTTCTCCACTCGTGGCCGTCTCTATGAGTACGCCAACAACAG TGTGAGGGGTACAATTGAAAGGTACAAGAAAGCTTGTTCCGATGCCGTCAACCCTCCTTCCGTCACCGAAGCTAATACTCAG TACTATCAGCAAGAAGCCTCTAAGCTTCGGAGGCAGATTCGAGATATTCAGAATTCAAATAG GCATATTGTTGGGGAATCACTTGGTTCCTTGAACTTCAAGGAACTCAAAAACCTAGAAGGACGTCTTGAAAAAGGAATCAGCCGTGTCCGCTCCAAAAAG AATGAGCTGTTAGTGGCAGAGATAGAGTATATGCAGAAGAGG GAAATGGAGTTGCAACACAATAACATGTACCTGCGAGCAAAG ATAGCCGAAGGCGCCAGATTGAATCCGGACCAGCAGGAATCGAGTGTGATACAAGGGACGACAGTTTACGAATCCGGTGTATCTTCTCATGACCAGTCGCAGCATTATAATCGGAACTATATTCCGGTGAACCTTCTTGAACCGAATCAGCAATTCTCCGGCCAAGACCAACCTCCTCTTCAACTTGTGTAA
- the SHP1 gene encoding K-box region and MADS-box transcription factor family protein, giving the protein MEEGGSSHDAESSKKLGRGKIEIKRIENTTNRQVTFCKRRNGLLKKAYELSVLCDAEVALVIFSTRGRLYEYANNSVRGTIERYKKACSDAVNPPSVTEANTQYYQQEASKLRRQIRDIQNSNRHIVGESLGSLNFKELKNLEGRLEKGISRVRSKKVKSTLLSLCVSVSLSIYSPLVYIVHHPFVRILQNELLVAEIEYMQKREMELQHNNMYLRAKIAEGARLNPDQQESSVIQGTTVYESGVSSHDQSQHYNRNYIPVNLLEPNQQFSGQDQPPLQLV; this is encoded by the exons ATGGAGGAAGGTGGGAGTAGTCACGACGCAGAGAGTAGCAAGAAACTAGGGAGAGGGAAAATAGAGATAAAGAGGATAGAGAACACAACAAATCGTCAAGTTACTTTCTGCAAACGACGCAATGGTCTTCTCAAGAAAGCTTATGAACTCTCTGTCTTGTGTGATGCCGAAGTTGCCCTCGTCATCTTCTCCACTCGTGGCCGTCTCTATGAGTACGCCAACAACAG TGTGAGGGGTACAATTGAAAGGTACAAGAAAGCTTGTTCCGATGCCGTCAACCCTCCTTCCGTCACCGAAGCTAATACTCAG TACTATCAGCAAGAAGCCTCTAAGCTTCGGAGGCAGATTCGAGATATTCAGAATTCAAATAG GCATATTGTTGGGGAATCACTTGGTTCCTTGAACTTCAAGGAACTCAAAAACCTAGAAGGACGTCTTGAAAAAGGAATCAGCCGTGTCCGCTCCAAAAAGGTAAAATCTACGttgctctctctctgtgtctctgtctctctctctatatatagtcCCTTAGTTTATATAGTTCATCACCCTTTTGTGAGAATTTTGCAGAATGAGCTGTTAGTGGCAGAGATAGAGTATATGCAGAAGAGG GAAATGGAGTTGCAACACAATAACATGTACCTGCGAGCAAAG ATAGCCGAAGGCGCCAGATTGAATCCGGACCAGCAGGAATCGAGTGTGATACAAGGGACGACAGTTTACGAATCCGGTGTATCTTCTCATGACCAGTCGCAGCATTATAATCGGAACTATATTCCGGTGAACCTTCTTGAACCGAATCAGCAATTCTCCGGCCAAGACCAACCTCCTCTTCAACTTGTGTAA
- the SHP1 gene encoding K-box region and MADS-box transcription factor family protein (SHATTERPROOF 1 (SHP1); FUNCTIONS IN: protein binding, DNA binding, sequence-specific DNA binding transcription factor activity; INVOLVED IN: fruit dehiscence, ovule development, carpel development; LOCATED IN: nucleus; EXPRESSED IN: 10 plant structures; EXPRESSED DURING: 6 growth stages; CONTAINS InterPro DOMAIN/s: Transcription factor, MADS-box (InterPro:IPR002100), Transcription factor, K-box (InterPro:IPR002487); BEST Arabidopsis thaliana protein match is: K-box region and MADS-box transcription factor family protein (TAIR:AT2G42830.1); Has 7265 Blast hits to 7263 proteins in 918 species: Archae - 0; Bacteria - 0; Metazoa - 648; Fungi - 306; Plants - 6235; Viruses - 0; Other Eukaryotes - 76 (source: NCBI BLink).) produces the protein MEEGGSSHDAESSKKLGRGKIEIKRIENTTNRQVTFCKRRNGLLKKAYELSVLCDAEVALVIFSTRGRLYEYANNSVRGTIERYKKACSDAVNPPSVTEANTQYYQQEASKLRRQIRDIQNSNRHIVGESLGSLNFKELKNLEGRLEKGISRVRSKKNELLVAEIEYMQKREMELQHNNMYLRAKIAEGARLNPDQQESSVIQGTTVYESGVSSHDQSQHYNRNYIPVNLLEPNQQFSGQDQPPLQLV, from the exons ATGGAGGAAGGTGGGAGTAGTCACGACGCAGAGAGTAGCAAGAAACTAGGGAGAGGGAAAATAGAGATAAAGAGGATAGAGAACACAACAAATCGTCAAGTTACTTTCTGCAAACGACGCAATGGTCTTCTCAAGAAAGCTTATGAACTCTCTGTCTTGTGTGATGCCGAAGTTGCCCTCGTCATCTTCTCCACTCGTGGCCGTCTCTATGAGTACGCCAACAACAG TGTGAGGGGTACAATTGAAAGGTACAAGAAAGCTTGTTCCGATGCCGTCAACCCTCCTTCCGTCACCGAAGCTAATACTCAG TACTATCAGCAAGAAGCCTCTAAGCTTCGGAGGCAGATTCGAGATATTCAGAATTCAAATAG GCATATTGTTGGGGAATCACTTGGTTCCTTGAACTTCAAGGAACTCAAAAACCTAGAAGGACGTCTTGAAAAAGGAATCAGCCGTGTCCGCTCCAAAAAG AATGAGCTGTTAGTGGCAGAGATAGAGTATATGCAGAAGAGG GAAATGGAGTTGCAACACAATAACATGTACCTGCGAGCAAAG ATAGCCGAAGGCGCCAGATTGAATCCGGACCAGCAGGAATCGAGTGTGATACAAGGGACGACAGTTTACGAATCCGGTGTATCTTCTCATGACCAGTCGCAGCATTATAATCGGAACTATATTCCGGTGAACCTTCTTGAACCGAATCAGCAATTCTCCGGCCAAGACCAACCTCCTCTTCAACTTGTGTAA
- the GAUT15 gene encoding galacturonosyltransferase 15: MTLKRRDIRAFASVTKKMLLQMERKVQSAKHHELVYWHLASHGIPKSLHCLSLRLTEEYSVNAMARMRLPPPESVSRLTDPSFHHIVLLTDNVLAASVVISSTVQNAVNPEKFVFHIVTDKKTYTPMHAWFAINSASSPVVEVKGLHQYDWPQEVNFKVREMLDIHRLIWRRHYQNLKDSDFSFVEGTHEQSLQALNPSCLALLNHLRIYIPKLFPDLNKIVLLDDDVVVQSDLSSLWETDLNGKVVGAVVDSWCGDNCCPGRKYKDYFNFSHPLISSNLVQEDCAWLSGMNVFDLKAWRQTNITEAYSTWLRLSVRSGLQLWQPGALPPTLLAFKGLTQSLEPSWHVAGLGSRSVKSPQEILKSASVLHFSGPAKPWLEISNPEVRSLWYRYVNSSDIFVRKCKIMN, from the exons CTGTTGCAGATGGAACGTAAAGTCCAATCAGCGAAACATCATGAGTTAGTGTACTGGCATTTAGCCTCTCACGGTATTCCTAAAAGCCTCCATTGCCTTTCCCTCAGATTAACTGAAGAGTACTCTGTAAATGCAATGGCTCGAATGCGTTTGCCTCCGCCTGAGTCCGTATCACGTCTGACCGACCCATCTTTTCATCATATTGTCCTCCTGACTGACAATGTCCTTGCTGCCTCTGTCGTCATATCGTCTACTGTACAAAACGCTGTGAATCCCGAGAAGTTTGTCTTTCATATTGTTACCGATAAGAAAACCTATACCCCTATGCATGCTTGGTTTGCTATCAACTCTGCTTCATCACCAGTTGTTGAAGTAAAGGGACTTCATCAGTATGATTGGCCTCAAGAAGTGAACTTCAAAGTTAGAGAGATGCTGGACATTCACCGCTTAATTTGGAGACGAcattatcaaaatttgaaagactctgattttagttttgttgagGGTACTCATGAGCAGTCCTTGCAAGCTCTAAATCCTAGCTGCCTTGCCCTTTTGAACCATCTTCGCATTTACATTCCCAAG CTTTTTCCAGATCTCAACAAGATAGTGTTGTTGGATGATGATGTAGTAGTACAGAGCGATCTTTCGTCTTTATGGGAAACGGATCTCAACGGTAAAGTTGTTGGTGCTGTCGTTGATTCGTGGTGCGGAGACAACTGTTGCCCCGGAAGAAAATACAAAGACTATTTCAACTTCTCACATCCTTTGATCTCATCAAACTTAGTTCAAGAAGACTGTGCTTGGCTTTCTGGTATGAATGTCTTTGATCTCAAAGCCTGGAGACAAACCAATATTACTGAAGCTTACTCTACATGGCTAAGACTC AGTGTTAGGTCAGGACTACAATTATGGCAACCAGGGGCTTTACCACCGACATTACTTGCTTTCAAAGGACTTACACAGTCTCTTGAACCATCATGGCACGTCGCTGGACTAGGTTCTCGATCCGTAAAATCCCCTCAAGAGATTCTGAAATCTGCTTCGGTTTTACATTTCAGCGGTCCAGCAAAACCGTGGCTAGAGATCAGTAACCCTGAGGTACGATCTCTTTGGTATAGATACGTAAATTCCTCCGACATCTTCGTTagaaaatgcaaaatcatGAACTGA
- the SHP1 gene encoding K-box region and MADS-box transcription factor family protein (SHATTERPROOF 1 (SHP1); FUNCTIONS IN: protein binding, DNA binding, sequence-specific DNA binding transcription factor activity; INVOLVED IN: fruit dehiscence, ovule development, carpel development; LOCATED IN: nucleus; EXPRESSED IN: 10 plant structures; EXPRESSED DURING: 6 growth stages; CONTAINS InterPro DOMAIN/s: Transcription factor, MADS-box (InterPro:IPR002100), Transcription factor, K-box (InterPro:IPR002487); BEST Arabidopsis thaliana protein match is: K-box region and MADS-box transcription factor family protein (TAIR:AT2G42830.1); Has 7214 Blast hits to 7213 proteins in 918 species: Archae - 0; Bacteria - 0; Metazoa - 630; Fungi - 313; Plants - 6194; Viruses - 0; Other Eukaryotes - 77 (source: NCBI BLink).): MEEGGSSHDAESSKKLGRGKIEIKRIENTTNRQVTFCKRRNGLLKKAYELSVLCDAEVALVIFSTRGRLYEYANNRYKKACSDAVNPPSVTEANTQYYQQEASKLRRQIRDIQNSNRHIVGESLGSLNFKELKNLEGRLEKGISRVRSKKNELLVAEIEYMQKREMELQHNNMYLRAKIAEGARLNPDQQESSVIQGTTVYESGVSSHDQSQHYNRNYIPVNLLEPNQQFSGQDQPPLQLV, from the exons ATGGAGGAAGGTGGGAGTAGTCACGACGCAGAGAGTAGCAAGAAACTAGGGAGAGGGAAAATAGAGATAAAGAGGATAGAGAACACAACAAATCGTCAAGTTACTTTCTGCAAACGACGCAATGGTCTTCTCAAGAAAGCTTATGAACTCTCTGTCTTGTGTGATGCCGAAGTTGCCCTCGTCATCTTCTCCACTCGTGGCCGTCTCTATGAGTACGCCAACAACAG GTACAAGAAAGCTTGTTCCGATGCCGTCAACCCTCCTTCCGTCACCGAAGCTAATACTCAG TACTATCAGCAAGAAGCCTCTAAGCTTCGGAGGCAGATTCGAGATATTCAGAATTCAAATAG GCATATTGTTGGGGAATCACTTGGTTCCTTGAACTTCAAGGAACTCAAAAACCTAGAAGGACGTCTTGAAAAAGGAATCAGCCGTGTCCGCTCCAAAAAG AATGAGCTGTTAGTGGCAGAGATAGAGTATATGCAGAAGAGG GAAATGGAGTTGCAACACAATAACATGTACCTGCGAGCAAAG ATAGCCGAAGGCGCCAGATTGAATCCGGACCAGCAGGAATCGAGTGTGATACAAGGGACGACAGTTTACGAATCCGGTGTATCTTCTCATGACCAGTCGCAGCATTATAATCGGAACTATATTCCGGTGAACCTTCTTGAACCGAATCAGCAATTCTCCGGCCAAGACCAACCTCCTCTTCAACTTGTGTAA